A stretch of Patagioenas fasciata isolate bPatFas1 chromosome 4, bPatFas1.hap1, whole genome shotgun sequence DNA encodes these proteins:
- the NPY1R gene encoding neuropeptide Y receptor type 1 gives MNTSVLAPLGNVSGHLNFSEKNSQMLQFEDEDCHVPLAMVFTLALAYGTVIILGVSGNLALIVIILKQKEMRNVTNILIVNLSFSDLLVTIMCLPFTFVYTLMDHWIFGEAMCKLNPFVQCASITVSVFSLVLIAVERHQLIINPRGWRPNNRHAYMGIAAIWILATASSLPFLIYHVLTDEPFRNITFDEYKDKYVCLDLFPLDTARLSYTTTLLVIQYFGPLCFIFICYLKIYIRLKKRNNMMDKMRDNKYRSSETKRINIMLISIVVAFAVCWLPLTIFNIVFDWNHEILPVTTCSHNLLFLICHLTAMISTCVNPIFYGFLNKNFQRDLQFLFHFCHFRSREEDYETIAMSTMHTDVSKTSLKQASPVAFKKINSDDDDKI, from the exons TTTTTCGGAGAAGAACTCGCAGATGTTGCAGTTTGAGGATGAGGATTGCCACGTGCCTTTGGCCATGGTCTTCACTTTGGCCTTGGCTTATGGAACTGTGATAATTCTGGGAGTCTCGGGGAATCTGGCCTTGATtgtcattattttaaaacaaaaggagATGCGCAATGTTACCAACATCCTCATTGTCAACCTGTCCTTTTCTGATCTTCTAGTGACCATTATGTGTCTTCCCTTTACCTTTGTGTATACTTTGATGGACCACTGGATTTTTGGGGAGGCCATGTGCAAATtgaatccttttgtgcaatgTGCCTCAATCACAGTCTCAGTCTTTTCTTTAGTCCTCATTGCTGTCGAACGCCATCAGCTCATCATCAATCCCCGTGGCTGGAGGCCGAACAACAGACATGCCTACATGGGGATTGCTGCCATATGGATTTTAGCCACCGCTTCCTCTTTGCCTTTCCTGATCTACCACGTTTTAACGGATGAACCCTTCAGAAACATAACGTTTGATGAATATAAGGACAAATACGTGTGCTTGGACCTGTTCCCCTTGGACACTGCCAGGCTTTCTTATACCACAACACTTTTGGTGATTCAGTACTTTGGACcactttgttttatatttatttgCTACTTAAAG ATATACATACgattaaaaaaaaggaacaacatGATGGACAAGATGAGAGACAATAAGTACAGATCGTCTGAAACCAAAAGGATCAACATCATGCTGATCTCAATAGTGGTTGCATTTGCAGTTTGCTGGCTGCCTCTCACCATCTTCAATATTGTGTTTGATTGGAATCATGAAATTCTGCCTGTCACTACTTGCAGCCACAACTTGTTGTTCCTGATTTGCCACCTCACTGCCATGATCTCTACCTGTGTGAACCCAATTTTCTACGGGTTTCTCAATAAGAACTTCCAAAGGGACCtgcagtttttatttcatttttgtcatTTCCGCTCCCGTGAGGAGGATTATGAGACAATAGCCATGTCCACCATGCACACAGATGTTTCAAAAACCTCTTTAAAGCAGGCAAGCCCagtggcatttaaaaaaataaatagtgatGATGATGACAAAATATAA